One window of the Emcibacter sp. genome contains the following:
- a CDS encoding Hpt domain-containing protein, producing the protein MSSPLNPISQAQEAINSLSNTYLDWTRSQLKDMFNLIERYEDGQKSFNAAILEQLFDLSHNIKGMGGSFGYHLMTDVGGSLCSYLHRIEQPEAASFNVINAHIKAMDLIVSDDITGSGGHAGQKLLSQLHNMIEKSLTAA; encoded by the coding sequence ATGAGTTCCCCGCTGAACCCGATCTCACAGGCACAGGAAGCCATCAATAGTCTGTCAAATACCTACCTGGACTGGACCCGTAGCCAGTTAAAGGACATGTTCAATCTTATTGAAAGATATGAAGACGGACAGAAAAGCTTCAACGCCGCCATCCTTGAGCAACTCTTTGACCTGTCCCATAATATCAAGGGCATGGGCGGAAGTTTTGGTTATCATCTGATGACCGATGTGGGCGGATCGCTCTGTTCCTATCTGCACCGCATCGAGCAGCCGGAAGCCGCCAGTTTCAACGTGATCAATGCCCACATAAAGGCCATGGACCTGATTGTCAGCGACGATATCACCGGGTCCGGCGGACATGCCGGACAAAAGCTGCTCAGCCAGCTCCATAATATGATTGAGAAATCCCTGACGGCGGCCTAG
- a CDS encoding HD domain-containing phosphohydrolase produces MAENSFWKVRSAGVAVSLLVLAAAVAAMVFAFRFAEAEKDRDQLIWQNQMSVILAGRQAAIEEWLAEQTTSLEKLTENAALRIYLAGVADMPEDRSKRTDDQLAQMEYLGNQLKGHALRNGFVPPRGEDSRDIGATIEVARVAGLALTNAQGQILVSTSDMPSVTRAVAAYMEAGAGTRPLVYGPYPAENGQPVIAFVAPVYGVQEDEDSTAIGFAVGIRLLDQGFYKKLNQPGDMSRTAKTYLVRERAGVVEYLSPIMMKSGDINAPMTFLLDESTPSLAAAFVLENPGLFAERVDYEGDRVLVTGRKISGTDWNLVRTVDSTEVLGRVETRRRNILWISGLIILTVTILLLLIWRHGVSVRVSQAAERQRVLAGKYEKLSHFMEVVTDSQPTSITAVDDEGHYTFANRQAEKELGMDRNDIIGQSLKKMLEPAAAREASAHCQEVLDEDRAVSTIVTRDEGRVTLKADYLPLKVGMERGVLMVMEDLSQLVRERERREQALKNLIQTLTMIIDSRDPFSANHSARVAEVSGTIAREMNCDEVTVETVEIAGALMNLGKILVPREVLTRPGELSSDELMTVRESIQKSADMLEGLDFEGPVVETLRQIRAHWDGSGIPKGLSGEDILLSARIVAVANAFVAMVSSRAHRPGLDMEESALVLMNDAEKIYDRRPVSSLLNFLENRGGIDKWQSFGVYEGPFADD; encoded by the coding sequence ATGGCGGAAAATTCATTCTGGAAAGTCAGGAGTGCAGGGGTAGCGGTTTCCCTTCTGGTGTTGGCGGCTGCTGTTGCTGCCATGGTCTTCGCTTTCCGGTTTGCCGAAGCGGAAAAAGACAGGGACCAGCTAATCTGGCAAAACCAGATGTCGGTTATTCTGGCCGGCCGTCAGGCGGCTATTGAAGAATGGCTTGCCGAGCAGACGACTTCCCTCGAAAAGCTCACTGAAAATGCCGCTCTCAGGATATATCTTGCCGGTGTGGCGGATATGCCGGAAGACCGGAGCAAGCGCACGGATGATCAGCTTGCCCAGATGGAATATCTGGGGAACCAGTTGAAGGGCCATGCGCTTCGCAACGGTTTTGTGCCGCCGCGCGGGGAAGACAGTCGCGACATTGGCGCCACTATCGAAGTGGCGCGAGTGGCCGGTCTTGCCCTGACCAATGCCCAAGGCCAGATTCTGGTGTCCACTTCTGACATGCCGTCGGTGACCCGGGCTGTTGCGGCCTACATGGAAGCCGGCGCCGGCACCAGGCCGCTGGTCTACGGTCCCTACCCGGCGGAAAACGGCCAGCCGGTCATCGCCTTTGTTGCGCCGGTTTACGGCGTACAGGAAGATGAAGATTCGACAGCTATCGGCTTTGCGGTGGGGATTCGCCTTCTTGATCAGGGCTTCTATAAAAAACTTAACCAACCCGGCGATATGTCGCGGACGGCGAAGACATACCTGGTGCGTGAGCGTGCCGGTGTGGTTGAATATCTGTCGCCAATCATGATGAAGTCCGGCGACATCAATGCCCCCATGACCTTCCTGCTGGATGAATCCACCCCATCCCTGGCGGCAGCCTTTGTTCTGGAAAATCCGGGCCTGTTTGCCGAACGGGTGGATTATGAGGGGGACCGGGTTCTGGTGACCGGACGCAAAATTTCCGGCACGGACTGGAACCTGGTGCGCACCGTGGATTCGACCGAAGTGCTTGGCCGCGTGGAGACGCGCCGTCGAAATATCCTGTGGATTTCCGGTCTGATTATCCTGACGGTTACCATTCTTCTCCTGCTGATCTGGCGTCACGGTGTCTCGGTCCGGGTCAGCCAGGCAGCCGAACGGCAGCGCGTTCTGGCCGGAAAATATGAAAAGCTCAGCCATTTCATGGAAGTGGTGACCGACAGCCAGCCGACCTCAATCACGGCGGTGGATGATGAAGGCCACTACACCTTTGCCAACCGCCAGGCCGAGAAGGAACTGGGAATGGACCGCAACGATATCATCGGCCAGTCCCTGAAAAAGATGCTGGAGCCGGCGGCGGCCCGGGAAGCCTCTGCCCATTGCCAGGAAGTGTTGGACGAGGACAGGGCGGTTTCCACCATTGTCACCCGTGACGAGGGGCGCGTGACCCTCAAGGCTGATTATCTGCCGCTGAAGGTGGGGATGGAGCGGGGCGTCCTGATGGTGATGGAAGATCTGTCCCAGCTGGTCCGGGAACGGGAACGGCGCGAACAGGCGCTGAAGAACCTGATTCAGACCCTGACCATGATCATCGACAGCCGGGACCCGTTCAGCGCCAATCATTCTGCCCGGGTGGCGGAAGTGTCCGGTACCATTGCCCGCGAAATGAACTGTGATGAAGTGACCGTCGAGACGGTGGAGATTGCCGGCGCCCTGATGAACTTGGGCAAGATTCTGGTGCCACGCGAGGTACTGACCCGGCCGGGTGAGCTGTCTTCCGACGAACTGATGACCGTCCGGGAAAGTATCCAGAAAAGTGCTGATATGCTGGAAGGGCTCGATTTTGAAGGCCCGGTTGTGGAAACCCTGCGCCAGATCAGAGCGCACTGGGATGGTTCCGGCATACCCAAGGGCCTGTCCGGCGAGGATATCCTGCTGTCCGCCCGTATTGTCGCGGTCGCCAATGCCTTTGTGGCAATGGTCAGTTCACGCGCCCACCGTCCGGGGCTGGATATGGAGGAGTCCGCGCTTGTTCTGATGAACGATGCGGAGAAGATCTATGATCGCCGGCCTGTTTCCAGCCTGCTGAATTTTCTTGAGAACAGGGGGGGCATTGATAAATGGCAGAGCTTCGGGGTGTATGAGGGGCCGTTTGCAGACGACTAG
- a CDS encoding transglutaminase-like cysteine peptidase, whose protein sequence is MSRQLAAFKKWNGMIERHEAEVEPGRKRKGPCRVTINFRCPVDEWNDLIAGLKNKDLSLQLDQINRHMNKAPYITDIINWGVKDYWATLRQFFTKDGDCEDYAIAKYYSLKELGVPAENMRIVVVQDTNLDVAHAVLVVFDNEKTWILDNQIQYVVQEKTILHYKPLYSINEKAWWLHRM, encoded by the coding sequence ATGAGCCGACAGCTCGCAGCCTTTAAAAAATGGAACGGCATGATTGAACGCCATGAAGCCGAAGTCGAGCCGGGCCGGAAGCGGAAGGGTCCTTGCCGGGTCACCATCAATTTTCGCTGCCCGGTCGATGAATGGAACGATCTGATCGCCGGACTGAAAAACAAGGACCTGTCGCTGCAACTGGACCAGATAAACCGGCATATGAACAAAGCGCCCTATATCACGGACATCATCAACTGGGGTGTCAAGGACTACTGGGCAACCCTGCGCCAGTTTTTCACCAAGGACGGGGACTGTGAAGATTATGCGATTGCCAAATATTACAGCCTCAAGGAACTTGGCGTTCCCGCCGAGAATATGCGGATCGTCGTCGTACAGGATACAAACCTGGATGTGGCCCATGCCGTACTGGTGGTCTTTGACAATGAAAAAACCTGGATTCTGGACAACCAGATACAATATGTCGTGCAGGAAAAAACCATCCTGCACTATAAGCCTCTCTATTCAATAAACGAAAAGGCCTGGTGGCTTCATCGTATGTAG
- a CDS encoding ankyrin repeat domain-containing protein gives MTVRRNWTALVTGIWLMLSVSCLFPQSAAAYSDAYNFLKAVKEQNYREVKMLIEKGVNVNTRDYDDGSTPLIIAVTSKDTALVSYLLQSGAKPDLDLDKTGETPLMIAARQRDETTVAQLLEYGAGIDLGDKNGETALMKAVRANAVPVVELLLENDADLMIEDYSGRTALQHAKDMRRQNIIRRLEEAGADY, from the coding sequence ATGACTGTACGAAGGAATTGGACCGCACTTGTAACCGGGATCTGGCTGATGCTGTCCGTGAGCTGTCTGTTCCCCCAGTCTGCCGCGGCCTATTCGGATGCCTATAATTTTCTCAAGGCGGTCAAGGAACAGAACTATCGCGAAGTCAAAATGCTGATCGAAAAAGGGGTCAATGTGAATACCCGCGACTATGATGACGGTTCCACCCCCCTGATCATTGCGGTAACCAGCAAGGACACGGCCCTGGTCAGCTATCTTTTGCAGAGCGGCGCCAAACCGGACCTAGATCTGGACAAGACCGGGGAAACGCCGTTGATGATCGCAGCCCGCCAGCGGGACGAAACAACAGTTGCCCAGTTGCTTGAATATGGCGCCGGCATTGACCTCGGAGATAAAAATGGCGAGACGGCGCTGATGAAGGCTGTGCGCGCCAATGCGGTACCCGTTGTCGAGCTGCTGCTGGAAAATGATGCCGATCTGATGATTGAGGATTATTCCGGACGAACCGCGTTACAGCACGCAAAGGATATGAGGCGGCAGAATATTATCCGCCGGCTTGAAGAGGCTGGTGCAGACTATTAG
- a CDS encoding SCO family protein, which yields MVKRQTPGSPERKFSLPLGLIAAIVLATVTAIWLISVMAGRPPANTAQENARALIGGPFTLIAEDNRTVTEKDFAGKYMLIYFGYTFCPDVCPTELQTMSTALDMIPQDKLDKIAPLFVTVDPERDTAPVMKQYVALFHDRLIGLTGTIEQINDMKKTYRVFAEKTEDTGASDYLVDHTSIIYLMDGNGEYLSHFSYGTTPEEMAEKLTRLIP from the coding sequence ATGGTAAAAAGACAGACTCCCGGCTCCCCGGAGCGAAAATTTTCCCTGCCCCTCGGGCTTATAGCGGCTATTGTCCTCGCCACGGTAACGGCAATCTGGCTGATTTCCGTCATGGCCGGCCGGCCGCCGGCAAACACGGCGCAGGAAAATGCCAGAGCCCTGATCGGCGGCCCCTTCACCCTGATCGCAGAAGACAACCGGACAGTAACGGAAAAGGACTTCGCCGGAAAATATATGCTGATCTATTTCGGCTATACCTTTTGCCCGGATGTCTGTCCGACAGAACTGCAGACCATGTCAACGGCACTGGACATGATCCCGCAGGACAAGCTGGATAAAATCGCCCCGCTTTTTGTCACCGTGGATCCCGAACGGGATACCGCGCCGGTGATGAAACAATATGTCGCCCTTTTTCACGACCGGCTGATCGGCCTGACCGGAACGATTGAGCAGATTAATGACATGAAAAAGACCTACAGGGTTTTTGCTGAAAAAACAGAGGATACCGGCGCTTCGGACTATCTTGTGGATCATACCTCGATCATTTACCTGATGGACGGCAATGGCGAATATCTCAGCCATTTCAGTTATGGCACCACACCGGAGGAAATGGCCGAGAAACTGACAAGGCTGATTCCCTAG
- a CDS encoding YcgN family cysteine cluster protein has product MKNAPFWQTKTLAEMDRDEWESLCDGCGLCCLHKLEDEDSGEIAYTNVACRLLDHESCRCMNYSIREILIPDCVVLSPDQVAEFNWLPPTCAYRLVSEGRELFPWHPLVSGDRNSVHTAGISVRGKAVHERDALDLEDHIIDWNILDSADESK; this is encoded by the coding sequence ATAAAAAACGCCCCTTTCTGGCAGACCAAAACACTGGCCGAAATGGACCGTGACGAATGGGAAAGCCTGTGCGACGGCTGCGGCCTGTGCTGCCTGCACAAACTGGAAGATGAAGACAGCGGTGAAATTGCCTATACCAACGTGGCCTGTCGGCTCCTGGACCATGAAAGCTGCCGGTGCATGAACTATTCCATACGCGAGATCCTTATCCCTGACTGTGTGGTCCTCAGCCCGGATCAGGTTGCCGAGTTTAACTGGCTGCCGCCGACCTGCGCCTATCGGCTTGTTTCCGAAGGCCGCGAGCTGTTTCCCTGGCATCCCCTGGTTTCCGGCGACAGGAATTCCGTGCATACCGCCGGTATCTCCGTCCGCGGCAAGGCTGTTCACGAACGGGACGCCCTCGACCTGGAAGACCATATCATTGACTGGAACATTCTGGATAGCGCCGATGAAAGCAAGTGA
- a CDS encoding SprT family zinc-dependent metalloprotease — MKASDQTLPLQNGETLDILFRSHPRARRLKLRYDSVRRAAVVTLPPGVSEKSGLDFARRNSDWLQEQQKAFAGQEFLSPDNFISFLGHDHLILHQPDDAGRVRREDGRIIVGGPAGGFEVRLLNWLKKQARIRLEQAVEEKTGLLGVTCHKIRIGDPGSRWGSCSSRKTLSFSWRLIMTPATVFDYVVAHEVAHLREMNHSPAFWREVDRLVDHATISRRWLRQHGPQLMALQICGKSPAD, encoded by the coding sequence ATGAAAGCAAGTGACCAGACACTGCCGCTGCAGAACGGGGAAACGCTCGACATTCTGTTCCGGTCCCATCCCCGGGCCCGGCGTCTCAAGTTGCGTTACGATTCCGTCCGCAGGGCGGCTGTTGTCACCCTGCCGCCTGGTGTTTCTGAAAAATCAGGCCTCGATTTTGCCCGCAGAAACAGCGACTGGCTCCAGGAACAGCAGAAGGCCTTTGCCGGTCAGGAATTCCTGTCACCCGACAACTTTATATCCTTCCTCGGCCATGACCATCTGATTTTACACCAGCCGGACGATGCCGGCCGGGTCCGGCGGGAAGACGGCCGGATCATTGTCGGCGGACCTGCCGGGGGCTTTGAAGTCCGGCTGCTGAACTGGCTGAAAAAGCAGGCCCGGATACGGCTCGAACAGGCCGTTGAAGAAAAAACCGGCCTTCTGGGTGTCACCTGTCACAAAATCCGTATTGGCGATCCGGGCAGTCGCTGGGGCAGTTGTTCATCACGAAAGACACTGTCCTTTTCCTGGCGCCTGATCATGACACCGGCGACAGTCTTTGACTATGTGGTTGCCCATGAAGTGGCCCACCTCAGGGAAATGAACCACAGTCCTGCCTTCTGGCGGGAAGTTGACAGGCTGGTCGACCACGCCACAATATCCCGGCGCTGGCTGAGACAGCACGGTCCGCAACTCATGGCCCTGCAGATTTGCGGAAAATCACCTGCCGACTAG
- a CDS encoding MaoC family dehydratase produces the protein MPTLTITANELDNYLGREIGTSGWMEISQSRINKFAEATGDFQWIHVDVERARTEMPGGKTIAHGYLVLSLVPQFFDGLISITGLRYGLNYGLNKVRFTSPVPVDSRVRAMIKLTETDHRKDNTILATFSVVMNREGQERPVMLAEMLVLLAPAG, from the coding sequence ATGCCGACCCTTACTATAACTGCGAATGAACTAGACAATTATCTCGGTCGGGAAATCGGAACCTCCGGATGGATGGAAATTTCCCAGAGCCGTATCAATAAATTTGCCGAGGCCACCGGTGACTTCCAGTGGATCCATGTGGATGTGGAGCGGGCACGGACAGAGATGCCGGGCGGCAAGACCATTGCGCATGGTTATCTGGTGCTGTCCCTGGTGCCGCAGTTTTTTGACGGCCTGATCAGCATCACCGGTCTTCGCTATGGCCTGAACTACGGGCTCAACAAGGTGCGGTTTACCTCTCCCGTGCCGGTGGATTCACGGGTTCGTGCAATGATAAAGCTTACAGAAACAGACCATCGCAAGGACAATACCATTCTGGCCACTTTTTCCGTAGTGATGAACAGGGAAGGGCAGGAACGCCCGGTCATGCTTGCCGAGATGCTGGTGCTTCTGGCGCCGGCAGGCTAG